One window from the genome of Rhodococcus sp. ABRD24 encodes:
- a CDS encoding MFS transporter: MGSPTVTGPVVPTGSSASDQPPRSSFRRVLTGSMAGAVLEWYDFAIYGILAATVLGPLFFPGEDGVTKLLLALATQGLGFVARPLGGIVFGHLGDKFGRKPMLVTTFIMLGTATAAIGLLPTYDQIGIWATVMLVVLRMIQGFALGGEFGAAVLLVSEYGEPKRRGFWASWPQAGAPMGTVLATVVVSVIAVFLSDDAFDQWGWRVAFLFAIPLLAIGFWVRRGVEESPVFKAAQEQAAKAPQAQERSSILEALSRPRAILTGLGMRLGENIAFYVYTVFVIAYATTYFDFHRGDVIMAVTFASLFQFVGMIGGGAWSDRVGRRVAMLVPAIILVVWAPVFFWLVQLESLPMLWLGVCVGAFFHGMLAGPEAAWITELFPTRYRYAGSSLVFQGSSIIAGAPAPFIAVWLIDNYGVGMVVGYLVITMAITVTSLLFSRETKGVDLDEVA; the protein is encoded by the coding sequence ATGGGATCACCGACTGTCACCGGGCCCGTAGTTCCCACGGGCTCGTCTGCGAGCGACCAGCCACCCAGGTCCAGCTTCAGGCGCGTCCTCACCGGCAGCATGGCCGGCGCCGTGCTCGAGTGGTACGACTTCGCGATCTACGGAATCCTCGCCGCGACCGTCCTCGGCCCGCTGTTCTTCCCGGGCGAAGACGGCGTCACGAAGTTGCTGCTCGCGCTCGCGACCCAGGGCCTAGGTTTCGTCGCCCGCCCGTTGGGCGGCATCGTATTCGGCCATCTCGGCGACAAGTTCGGCCGAAAGCCGATGCTGGTGACCACCTTCATCATGCTCGGCACGGCAACTGCGGCGATCGGCCTGCTGCCGACATACGATCAGATCGGCATCTGGGCCACCGTGATGCTCGTCGTACTCCGAATGATCCAGGGCTTCGCCCTCGGCGGCGAGTTCGGCGCGGCCGTGCTGTTGGTCAGCGAATACGGCGAACCGAAGAGGCGTGGCTTCTGGGCGTCGTGGCCACAAGCAGGCGCCCCGATGGGCACCGTCCTCGCGACGGTCGTCGTGTCGGTGATCGCAGTCTTCCTCTCCGACGACGCTTTCGACCAGTGGGGCTGGCGCGTGGCGTTCCTTTTCGCCATCCCGCTGCTGGCCATCGGCTTCTGGGTCCGTCGCGGCGTCGAGGAGTCGCCGGTCTTCAAGGCTGCCCAGGAGCAGGCCGCCAAGGCACCGCAGGCACAGGAGCGGTCGAGCATCCTCGAGGCGTTGTCCCGTCCCCGCGCCATCCTGACCGGCCTCGGCATGCGGCTGGGCGAGAACATTGCGTTCTACGTCTACACCGTTTTCGTCATCGCTTACGCCACGACGTACTTCGACTTCCACCGCGGCGACGTCATCATGGCCGTCACATTCGCATCGTTGTTCCAGTTCGTCGGTATGATCGGCGGCGGCGCGTGGTCCGACCGGGTCGGCCGCAGGGTAGCCATGCTGGTGCCCGCGATCATCCTCGTGGTGTGGGCGCCCGTGTTCTTCTGGCTGGTACAGCTCGAGAGCCTGCCGATGCTGTGGCTCGGGGTATGCGTCGGCGCGTTCTTCCACGGCATGCTCGCCGGCCCGGAGGCCGCGTGGATCACCGAACTGTTCCCGACCCGCTACCGCTACGCCGGTTCGTCGCTGGTGTTCCAGGGCTCGTCGATCATCGCCGGTGCACCCGCGCCGTTCATCGCGGTCTGGCTCATCGACAACTACGGCGTCGGTATGGTGGTCGGATACCTAGTGATCACGATGGCCATCACGGTCACCTCACTGCTGTTCAGCCGCGAGACCAAGGGCGT
- a CDS encoding homogentisate 1,2-dioxygenase domain-containing protein translates to MAFYRQLGNIPPKRHTQHRDENGQLYFEELMGEEGFSSDSSLLYHRHIPSAIVDATVWELRDQTTTPNHPLKPRHLKLHDLFPEEIWAETDVVTGRRLILGNADVRLSYVVSAKESPLYRNSLGDEMVYVESGEAIVETVFGALHARQGDYVLIPMSTTHRWVPQGSEPLRAYAIEANSHIVPPKRYLSKFGQFLEHAPFCERDLHGPSEPLISEGTDVEVLVKHRAGGEIVGTRMVYPNHPFDVVGWDGCLYPYTFNISDYEPITGRVHQPPPAHQAFEGNNFVICNFVPRKVDYHPLSIPVPYYHSNVDSDEIMFYCGGDYEARKGSGIGQGSISIHPGGHAHGPQPGAYERSIGAEFFDELAVMVDTFRPLELGEGALACEDEAYAWSWSGRGPASGQSGRGPNK, encoded by the coding sequence ATGGCGTTCTACCGACAGCTCGGCAACATTCCGCCGAAGCGTCACACCCAGCACCGGGACGAGAACGGTCAACTCTACTTCGAGGAGCTGATGGGTGAGGAGGGCTTTTCCTCTGATTCGTCGCTGCTGTACCACCGTCACATCCCGTCGGCCATCGTCGACGCGACCGTGTGGGAACTGCGCGACCAGACCACCACCCCGAACCACCCGCTCAAGCCGCGGCATCTCAAGCTGCACGACCTCTTCCCCGAGGAGATCTGGGCCGAGACCGACGTGGTCACCGGACGCCGGCTGATCCTCGGCAACGCCGACGTGCGCCTGTCGTACGTGGTCTCCGCCAAGGAGTCTCCGCTGTACCGCAACTCGCTCGGCGACGAGATGGTGTACGTCGAGTCCGGTGAGGCGATCGTCGAGACCGTGTTCGGCGCACTGCATGCACGACAGGGTGATTACGTCCTGATCCCGATGTCGACCACCCACCGCTGGGTGCCGCAGGGCTCGGAGCCGTTGCGCGCGTACGCAATCGAGGCGAACAGCCACATCGTTCCGCCCAAGCGCTACCTGTCGAAGTTCGGCCAGTTCCTCGAGCACGCGCCGTTCTGCGAGCGCGACCTGCACGGCCCGTCCGAGCCGCTGATCTCCGAGGGCACCGACGTCGAGGTACTGGTCAAGCACCGCGCCGGTGGCGAGATCGTCGGCACCCGCATGGTGTACCCGAACCACCCGTTCGACGTCGTCGGCTGGGACGGCTGCCTCTACCCGTACACATTCAACATCTCCGACTACGAGCCCATCACGGGTCGCGTGCACCAGCCGCCGCCGGCACACCAGGCGTTCGAGGGCAACAACTTCGTCATCTGCAACTTCGTGCCGCGCAAGGTCGACTACCACCCGCTGTCGATTCCGGTGCCGTACTACCACTCGAACGTGGACTCCGACGAGATCATGTTCTACTGCGGTGGCGACTACGAGGCCCGCAAGGGTTCGGGCATCGGCCAGGGCTCGATCTCGATCCACCCCGGTGGGCACGCCCACGGCCCGCAGCCGGGCGCGTACGAGCGCAGTATCGGCGCCGAGTTCTTCGATGAGCTCGCGGTCATGGTCGACACCTTCCGTCCGCTCGAACTCGGCGAGGGCGCCCTCGCGTGCGAGGACGAGGCCTACGCGTGGTCCTGGTCCGGGCGTGGCCCGGCGTCGGGGCAGTCCGGACGGGGGCCGAACAAGTGA
- a CDS encoding cytochrome P450/oxidoreductase, producing MPNTGCPVSANAAAFDPFNGPYQVDPAASLRWSRDEEPVFFSPELGYWVVTRYEDVKAVFRDNILFSPSIALEKITPVSDEATATLAKYDYAMSRTMVNEDEPAHMPRRRVLMDPFTPKELVHHEPMVRRLTREYVNRFIETGRADLVDEMLWEVPLTVALHFLGVPEEDMDELRSYSIAHTVNTWGRPAPEEQVAVAEAVGKFWQYAGQVLEKMRKDPSGHGWMPFGIRVQKELPDVVTDSYLHSMMMAGIVAAHETTANASANAFRLLLENRSVWEEICADPSLIPNAVEECLRHSGSVAAWRRLVTADTTIGGIDIPEGSKLLIVTSSANHDERHFDNADDFDIRRENSSDHLTFGYGSHQCMGKNLARMEMQIFLEEFTKRLPHMELVPDQEFTYLPNTSFRGPDHVLVQWDPAKNPERTDPSILDSRQPVKVGEPSKTNISRTVTVDAITPVADGVVRLTLSDPSGKAMPKWTPGSHIDIDLGEFSRQYSLCGDPNDLSSYEIAVLEEPESRGGSRYVHRTLQAGDTLKMRGPRNHFKLDPDAERYIFVAGGIGITPIIAMADHAKAVGKDYEIHYCGRDLTTMALLDRLMADHGERTTVHASSTGNRLDIPALLDVPVDGTQIYSCGPQRLLTALDEASAHWAEDSLHVEHFTSNLATLDPANEHAFELELRDSGLTLQVAADQTVLDALRASNIDIQSDCEEGLCGSCEAPVLDGEVDHRDMVLTKTERAQNKSMMTCCSRACGKKITLAL from the coding sequence ATGCCGAACACTGGTTGCCCGGTTTCCGCGAATGCCGCCGCCTTCGACCCGTTCAACGGCCCGTACCAGGTGGATCCGGCAGCGTCACTGCGCTGGTCTCGCGACGAGGAACCGGTGTTCTTCAGCCCGGAACTCGGCTACTGGGTGGTCACCCGGTACGAGGACGTCAAGGCCGTCTTCCGCGACAACATCCTGTTCTCGCCGTCGATCGCGCTCGAGAAGATCACCCCGGTCTCCGACGAGGCGACGGCGACGCTCGCGAAGTACGACTACGCGATGTCGCGCACCATGGTGAACGAGGACGAACCCGCGCACATGCCGCGTCGCCGGGTTCTGATGGATCCGTTCACCCCCAAGGAACTGGTTCACCACGAACCGATGGTCCGTCGCCTCACCCGCGAGTACGTGAACCGGTTCATCGAGACCGGCCGGGCCGACCTCGTCGACGAGATGCTGTGGGAGGTCCCGCTCACCGTCGCGCTGCACTTTCTCGGCGTGCCCGAGGAGGACATGGACGAGCTGCGCAGCTACTCGATCGCACACACGGTCAACACGTGGGGCCGGCCCGCGCCCGAAGAGCAGGTCGCGGTCGCCGAGGCGGTCGGCAAGTTCTGGCAATACGCCGGCCAGGTACTCGAGAAGATGCGCAAGGATCCGTCGGGCCACGGCTGGATGCCGTTCGGCATCCGCGTGCAGAAGGAGCTGCCGGACGTCGTCACCGACTCCTATCTGCACTCGATGATGATGGCGGGAATCGTTGCGGCACACGAGACAACGGCGAATGCTTCGGCCAACGCCTTCCGCCTGCTGCTCGAGAACCGCAGTGTGTGGGAGGAGATCTGCGCCGATCCGAGCCTGATCCCCAACGCCGTCGAAGAGTGCCTGCGCCACTCGGGTTCGGTCGCCGCATGGCGCCGCCTGGTCACCGCCGACACCACGATCGGCGGCATCGACATCCCCGAGGGCTCGAAGCTGCTGATCGTCACGTCGTCCGCGAACCACGACGAGCGCCACTTCGACAATGCTGACGACTTCGACATTCGCCGCGAGAACTCCAGCGACCACCTGACGTTCGGTTACGGCAGCCACCAGTGCATGGGCAAGAACCTCGCCCGCATGGAGATGCAGATCTTTCTCGAGGAGTTCACCAAGCGCCTCCCGCACATGGAACTGGTCCCGGACCAGGAGTTCACCTACCTGCCCAATACCTCCTTCCGCGGACCGGACCACGTTCTGGTGCAGTGGGATCCGGCGAAGAACCCGGAGCGGACGGATCCGTCGATCCTCGACAGCCGCCAGCCGGTCAAGGTCGGCGAGCCGTCCAAGACCAACATCTCCCGGACCGTCACCGTCGACGCGATCACGCCGGTCGCCGACGGCGTCGTGCGCCTGACGTTGTCGGATCCGTCGGGCAAGGCAATGCCGAAGTGGACGCCCGGTTCGCACATCGACATCGACCTGGGTGAATTCTCGCGCCAGTACTCGCTGTGCGGCGACCCGAACGACCTGTCGTCGTACGAGATCGCGGTGCTCGAGGAGCCCGAGAGCCGGGGCGGCTCGCGCTACGTGCACCGCACCCTGCAGGCCGGCGACACCCTGAAGATGCGCGGACCCCGCAACCATTTCAAGCTCGACCCGGATGCCGAGCGCTACATCTTCGTCGCGGGCGGCATCGGCATCACGCCCATCATCGCGATGGCCGACCACGCCAAGGCCGTCGGCAAGGACTACGAGATCCATTACTGCGGGCGCGATCTCACGACGATGGCACTACTCGACCGGCTGATGGCGGATCACGGAGAACGCACCACCGTGCACGCGAGCTCCACCGGCAACCGCCTCGACATCCCGGCCCTGCTCGACGTCCCGGTCGACGGAACCCAGATCTACTCATGCGGTCCGCAGCGGCTGCTCACCGCCCTCGACGAGGCCAGCGCCCACTGGGCCGAGGACTCGCTGCACGTCGAACACTTCACGTCCAACCTGGCCACGCTCGACCCGGCCAACGAGCACGCCTTCGAACTCGAACTGCGCGACTCGGGTCTGACCCTCCAAGTTGCCGCCGACCAGACCGTGCTGGACGCCCTGCGCGCATCGAACATCGACATCCAGAGCGACTGCGAGGAGGGGCTGTGCGGATCCTGCGAAGCCCCCGTCCTCGACGGCGAGGTGGATCACCGCGACATGGTGCTCACCAAAACCGAACGGGCTCAGAACAAGTCGATGATGACCTGCTGCTCCCGCGCATGCGGCAAGAAGATCACCCTCGCGCTCTGA
- a CDS encoding MarR family transcriptional regulator has product MSGDDGRNGRAAADAAAPEAGDLDFWSFIDLANRRLSTEFGSTHQLATQVLLTLNRAANVVTYDLESSVHRPRGLSWSTFRLLFVTWLAGPIEPKSAAKLTGMSRAAVSNLTKTLVASGLLDRSPDERDGRSVQLSLTEKGRAEMAATYREHNEREYAWASVLTEAEQRILVMLLDKLITNRSQFDVRGRN; this is encoded by the coding sequence ATGAGCGGGGACGACGGGCGAAATGGGCGGGCTGCGGCGGATGCTGCGGCGCCGGAGGCCGGCGATCTCGACTTCTGGTCCTTCATCGACCTCGCGAACCGGCGCCTGAGCACCGAGTTCGGCTCAACTCATCAGCTCGCCACCCAGGTGTTGCTCACCCTCAACCGGGCCGCGAACGTGGTGACCTATGACCTCGAATCGTCGGTGCACCGTCCGCGGGGGTTGTCGTGGTCGACGTTCCGCTTGCTGTTCGTGACGTGGCTGGCCGGCCCGATCGAGCCCAAGAGTGCCGCCAAGCTCACCGGCATGAGCCGCGCCGCCGTGTCGAATTTGACGAAAACCCTGGTGGCAAGCGGTCTGCTCGATCGGTCGCCGGACGAACGCGACGGCCGGTCGGTCCAACTGTCGCTCACCGAGAAGGGGCGCGCCGAGATGGCCGCGACGTACCGCGAGCACAACGAGCGCGAGTACGCGTGGGCGAGCGTCCTCACCGAGGCCGAGCAGCGCATTCTCGTCATGCTGCTCGACAAGCTGATCACCAATCGCAGCCAGTTCGACGTCCGCGGACGCAACTGA
- a CDS encoding helix-turn-helix domain-containing protein → MSTLQTLDRGLRALDVVAQSRAGISVADLAKELDVHRAICYRIIATLEAHSLVTRTDDGRIRLGVGAAVLASRFEPQFSGDVQPLLFSLANETRATAFVSAAQGQNCVVIMVAEPEGTLLRVGYRVGSSHPLDQGAAGIAILALRPEQSNDPDAVRQARADGYSLTRGQLEHGAVGIASGIALPAGLGSSTGLERSVGVVAIDGLDTDSAAAAVKRTARQIETRISVRSV, encoded by the coding sequence ATGAGCACGCTGCAGACCCTCGACCGCGGGCTGCGGGCGCTCGATGTCGTCGCCCAGTCGCGAGCCGGGATCTCGGTGGCCGATCTGGCCAAGGAACTCGATGTCCACCGGGCTATCTGCTATCGCATCATCGCGACACTCGAGGCGCACTCACTGGTCACACGCACCGACGACGGACGCATCCGCCTCGGTGTCGGCGCCGCAGTTCTGGCGTCCCGCTTCGAGCCGCAGTTCTCCGGCGACGTGCAACCGCTGCTGTTCTCCCTCGCGAACGAGACCCGGGCCACCGCTTTCGTCTCCGCAGCTCAGGGCCAGAACTGTGTCGTGATCATGGTGGCCGAACCGGAGGGCACGCTGCTGCGTGTCGGGTACCGCGTCGGCAGCAGCCACCCCCTCGACCAGGGCGCCGCAGGTATCGCAATCCTCGCGTTGCGCCCCGAGCAGTCGAACGATCCCGACGCGGTCCGTCAGGCCCGGGCCGACGGCTACAGCCTCACCCGCGGCCAACTCGAACACGGCGCGGTGGGCATCGCGTCGGGCATCGCACTGCCCGCGGGCCTCGGGTCGAGCACCGGCCTCGAACGCAGCGTCGGCGTCGTCGCAATCGACGGCCTCGACACCGACAGCGCCGCCGCCGCGGTGAAGCGCACCGCGCGCCAGATCGAAACCCGCATCAGCGTCCGAAGCGTCTGA